The following DNA comes from SAR324 cluster bacterium.
GCAGAAAATCCAGTGCAGAGCGGTCGCCTGCTTCAGGACTTCCATTGGAATAAGCGTGATGGCCGGTATCAAAACATAGATCGATCCCGGTTGCCTCCATCAAATTTTGGATCTCATTTTCATATTCATAAAGAGATTTGATATGCGGATGAAAAACTGTTTTGATTCCGTGTTCTTGGAAGGTGAATGTGGCCATCTCACGAATAATCTGAAAATATTTGTTTGATTGTGATGGAGTCAAATCTGATTTTTTTTCACCTAATCTCCCAACATCCGATTCATCCATTGTCACAAGATATTTAGCATTCATCTGAACCAGCAGCGTACACAACGAATTTAACTCTTCCCGAATACTCTCTAAATTACTGATTTGATTGAAGGCATAGCAAGCTGTTCCCGCACAAACTGACAAGGACCTCTTCTCAAGTTCGGTTGATAACTCCTGATAGTTTGCTGGTAGATAGCCTATGGGTCCTAGTTCAAGAGCTTGATACCCAGCGGAAGCAGCCTGATCCAAAAAAGTGTTCCAAGGTGTGCCTGATGGAGTTCCATCAGGATACCAAACTCCCCAAGAACAAGGGGCAGTAGCGATAGTTACTTTCATACTGATTCCGATTTCTTTAAGGTTTCGATGATTTTCTGGAATAGTTCCAAGTCTTCAAGCGAGTCCTGTAAACTTGTTTTTGGCTTACGACTGGAGGCAATGCAGTCGTAAAACTCACAGATTTCATTGACGAAAGGATCCTTGTAATCAGGACCATAGATGGTGGTCTGAGCGTTCCCCTCAGCATAAACAGAAAGTTCTAGTGTGGAAGATTGATGGCGCACATAGGGAGTCTCATAATTTATTTTAAGTCGCCGATCTCTCTGATAGATCTCGATGGTTGCGTCAAATTGAACGATTTCCTGGTTGTTCACTAACTCATAGGTTGCAAGAAATCCGTCGTATTCTAGGACGATGACCAGTAGCTCTCCTTGATGAGATGCTGCTGCTGCCTTGACCCTAATTGGGGATCCGAATAGCTCACGGACAGCAGAAAAACTATGACAACCAAGGCCGGTTAACATTTGATAAGCGGTCCTGTGTTCTGCAGTTTTTTCTGGGCCGAGAGCGCTATCAAGTTGTTGGTTGCGCTTCTTCTTGGATGCTTCGATTAAATCCGAGGGGATATCAGCAGGTGAAAAGATCGGTCTTGTTTGACTCACAAAAAATGGGCCTTCACAAATAATGTCTCGGAATCTGAGATATTCAGTTTTCTTAGGGCTCACTCGCATCAGTTCCTTAGCCTTGAGGAACGATCCAGCGTAGCGACGCATGTAGCCAACCATTGTAATTTGATTTGGAAAACCCTGTTCTAAATGAA
Coding sequences within:
- a CDS encoding Gfo/Idh/MocA family oxidoreductase — its product is MKINVGIIGLGEVAQLVHLPILSDLNDRYRIKAISDISPSLNEFIKNKYNISDSYLSPSGIIKDPEIDAVFVLSPDQHHFEFVQGSIKSGKHVFVEKPATLNIQQLKELVHLEQGFPNQITMVGYMRRYAGSFLKAKELMRVSPKKTEYLRFRDIICEGPFFVSQTRPIFSPADIPSDLIEASKKKRNQQLDSALGPEKTAEHRTAYQMLTGLGCHSFSAVRELFGSPIRVKAAAASHQGELLVIVLEYDGFLATYELVNNQEIVQFDATIEIYQRDRRLKINYETPYVRHQSSTLELSVYAEGNAQTTIYGPDYKDPFVNEICEFYDCIASSRKPKTSLQDSLEDLELFQKIIETLKKSESV
- a CDS encoding sugar phosphate isomerase/epimerase encodes the protein MKVTIATAPCSWGVWYPDGTPSGTPWNTFLDQAASAGYQALELGPIGYLPANYQELSTELEKRSLSVCAGTACYAFNQISNLESIREELNSLCTLLVQMNAKYLVTMDESDVGRLGEKKSDLTPSQSNKYFQIIREMATFTFQEHGIKTVFHPHIKSLYEYENEIQNLMEATGIDLCFDTGHHAYSNGSPEAGDRSALDFLLKYHERIAYLHFKNVDGQIKKRVLEENLDSDQAFDLDVMCDLEDGIIDFRELKTVLETINFEGIGVIEQDMPRATTDQAFTSAKRNLNFLKQIDLV